A section of the Methanoregula formicica SMSP genome encodes:
- the hdrC gene encoding CoB--CoM heterodisulfide reductase subunit C produces MARTKGYPEALEKKLRDQRYVREDSNPEFLKNVKSISRTIAHMCYQCGTCTGSCPSAPRSSYRIRHFMRRAVLGLENEALTDPDLWLCTTCYSCSDRCPRDIIPTDVIMAMRNLAFKRDIVPVNFLKTVQAIYSSGHGVPNNDVNRAAREKLGLTRDPPTTHMYPEYMPGIRKILDHYKLKANADRIVKEREG; encoded by the coding sequence ATGGCACGAACAAAAGGTTACCCCGAAGCGCTGGAGAAGAAACTCCGCGACCAGAGATATGTCCGTGAGGACTCGAATCCAGAATTCTTAAAGAATGTAAAGTCGATCTCACGCACGATCGCCCACATGTGCTACCAGTGCGGTACCTGCACCGGCTCCTGCCCGTCAGCACCCCGCAGCTCCTACCGTATCCGTCACTTCATGCGCAGGGCAGTGCTCGGGCTCGAGAACGAAGCGCTCACCGACCCCGATCTCTGGCTGTGCACGACCTGCTACAGCTGCTCGGACCGCTGCCCGCGTGACATCATCCCGACCGATGTCATCATGGCCATGCGGAACCTCGCTTTCAAGAGGGATATCGTCCCGGTCAACTTCTTAAAGACCGTGCAGGCGATCTATTCATCAGGCCACGGTGTGCCCAACAATGACGTCAACCGTGCAGCCCGCGAGAAGCTCGGACTGACCCGCGACCCGCCGACCACCCACATGTATCCTGAATACATGCCCGGCATCCGGAAGATTCTCGATCACTACAAACTCAAGGCCAATGCAGACCGGATCGTCAAGGAAAGGGAGGGCTAA
- the hdrB gene encoding CoB--CoM heterodisulfide reductase subunit B codes for MSEAGANHKFAFYLGCIAPNRYPGVESASIKAMKKLGVELVPLKGASCCPAPGAFGSIDLKVFYAMAARNLVLAEQMKMDIALVCNGCYKSIWEVNHKLKHNKDLRDDVNEVLKEVDMEYKGTINVYHTAELLYNDKFIGVDKVRDSVTNPLTGARVAVHYGCHLVKPHKDREFEKEVMLNTECPTWMEELVAATGATPVEYRNKMQCCGAGGGVRGYDIVHALDITNEKLINLKEAKADALTDICPFCQLQFDRGQIEIQEKFGVTYNLPVLHFAELLGLAQGMSPQELGLDLHGISCEPFLQKVL; via the coding sequence ATGTCTGAAGCAGGCGCAAACCACAAGTTCGCATTCTATCTCGGATGCATTGCCCCGAACCGGTATCCCGGTGTCGAATCCGCCTCGATCAAGGCGATGAAGAAACTCGGCGTGGAGCTCGTCCCCTTAAAGGGTGCAAGCTGCTGCCCGGCCCCCGGTGCATTCGGCTCGATCGACCTCAAGGTCTTCTATGCAATGGCAGCCCGCAACCTCGTGCTCGCCGAGCAGATGAAGATGGATATCGCCCTTGTCTGCAACGGCTGTTATAAGTCGATCTGGGAGGTCAACCACAAGCTCAAGCACAACAAGGACCTCCGCGACGATGTCAATGAAGTGCTCAAGGAAGTTGACATGGAGTACAAGGGTACTATCAATGTCTACCATACCGCCGAGCTCCTCTATAATGACAAGTTCATTGGCGTTGACAAGGTCCGCGACAGCGTGACAAACCCCCTGACCGGCGCCCGCGTTGCCGTCCACTACGGCTGCCACCTGGTGAAGCCCCACAAGGACCGCGAGTTCGAGAAGGAAGTCATGCTCAACACCGAGTGCCCCACCTGGATGGAAGAGCTCGTTGCCGCAACCGGTGCAACCCCGGTCGAGTACCGCAACAAGATGCAGTGCTGCGGTGCCGGTGGCGGTGTCCGCGGGTACGACATTGTCCACGCGCTGGACATCACCAACGAAAAGCTGATCAACCTCAAAGAGGCGAAAGCGGATGCACTCACCGACATCTGCCCGTTCTGTCAGCTCCAGTTTGACCGCGGCCAGATCGAGATCCAGGAGAAGTTCGGGGTCACCTACAACCTGCCGGTGCTCCACTTCGCTGAACTCCTCGGTCTCGCACAGGGAATGAGCCCGCAGGAACTCGGGCTGGACCTCCATGGTATCAGCTGCGAACCGTTCCTGCAGAAGGTGCTGTGA
- a CDS encoding CoB--CoM heterodisulfide reductase iron-sulfur subunit A family protein, with protein MAEKKATTKKAPSKKEDSKKVAPVKQEVKKAATPAAKPKAAPADAPTQAATVMPTMNPGDARVGVFICHCGTNIAGSMDIPAVEEASKKIPHVAYVDNYKYMCSMPGQTVINKAVKEHKLTAVVVAACTPRLHEPTFRTATKDAGLNPFRFEMANIRDQNSWVHMHDREGSTDKAIDAIKIAVAKAALLQDLHPKSVPVEKAAMVVGAGVAGMQAALDLNAAGIKTYLIESDMSIGGRMSQLDKTFPTLDCSQCILTPKMVDVGRAENIDLMTWSEVHEVEGYIGNFDVTIRKKARGVMTPKEAEAKGISGGGCNGCGDCENVCPVVKPNDFEVGMKPRKAIYINHPQVVPLIYTIDFNSCVKCGLCVTACGPEKRAIDLEMKDEFIKVKVGTVILATGYDIFPIERKEEWGYKRYENVITSLEFERLICASGPTGGHLVRPSDGETPKRVAFVLCAGSRDNTGTGKPYCSRFCCMYSLKHAHQIIEKIPGCIPYLFYMDIRSFGKMYEEFYYRIQDEGAKFIRGRVANIIEDPKTKNLHVMTDDTLLDRPIDMEVDMVVLAAAIQPKEDTNRTRKLFGVSCSMDGWLLEAHPKLNPCGTTTAGVFLAGVCQGPKDIPDTVASAEGAASAASIPIHMGAVELEPYFAMCIEDKCAGCGMCVNLCPYSALSLVEKNGRTVMQVTEAKCKGCGTCGGFCPGGAIWMNHFATPQIVAQIDAFLLGGEQ; from the coding sequence ATGGCAGAAAAGAAAGCAACCACCAAGAAAGCCCCGTCCAAGAAAGAGGACTCAAAGAAGGTAGCTCCCGTGAAACAGGAAGTCAAGAAGGCGGCAACACCCGCCGCAAAGCCCAAGGCAGCTCCGGCAGATGCCCCGACACAGGCCGCAACAGTCATGCCCACGATGAACCCGGGGGATGCACGCGTCGGTGTGTTCATCTGTCACTGCGGTACCAACATCGCCGGTTCGATGGATATCCCCGCCGTTGAGGAAGCCTCAAAGAAGATCCCCCACGTGGCCTATGTAGACAACTACAAGTACATGTGCTCGATGCCCGGGCAGACCGTTATCAACAAGGCTGTCAAGGAACACAAGCTGACCGCTGTTGTTGTTGCAGCATGCACACCGCGTCTCCACGAGCCGACCTTCCGTACAGCAACCAAGGACGCAGGATTAAATCCCTTCCGGTTCGAGATGGCAAACATCCGCGACCAGAACTCGTGGGTGCACATGCACGACCGCGAGGGCTCCACGGACAAGGCAATCGATGCCATCAAGATCGCCGTGGCAAAGGCCGCACTCCTCCAGGACCTTCACCCGAAGTCCGTGCCCGTTGAGAAGGCCGCCATGGTCGTCGGCGCCGGTGTTGCCGGTATGCAGGCAGCCCTTGATCTCAATGCAGCAGGCATCAAGACCTACCTTATTGAATCCGACATGAGCATCGGCGGACGCATGTCCCAGCTCGACAAGACCTTCCCGACCCTCGACTGTTCGCAGTGTATCCTTACACCGAAGATGGTGGATGTCGGCAGGGCCGAGAACATCGATCTCATGACCTGGTCCGAGGTCCACGAAGTCGAAGGGTACATCGGTAACTTCGATGTCACCATCCGGAAGAAGGCCCGCGGTGTCATGACCCCCAAGGAAGCCGAAGCCAAGGGTATTTCCGGTGGAGGCTGCAATGGCTGCGGTGACTGTGAGAACGTCTGCCCGGTCGTCAAGCCGAACGACTTCGAAGTCGGGATGAAGCCGAGAAAGGCGATCTACATCAACCACCCGCAGGTCGTTCCCCTCATCTACACCATCGACTTCAACTCCTGTGTCAAGTGCGGGCTCTGTGTGACCGCCTGCGGTCCCGAGAAGCGTGCAATCGACCTCGAGATGAAAGACGAGTTCATCAAGGTCAAGGTCGGTACGGTCATTCTCGCTACCGGTTACGATATCTTCCCCATCGAGAGGAAAGAGGAGTGGGGATACAAGCGGTACGAGAACGTCATCACGAGCCTCGAATTCGAGCGTCTTATCTGTGCATCCGGTCCGACCGGTGGCCACCTGGTCCGCCCAAGCGATGGCGAGACCCCGAAGCGGGTCGCCTTTGTGCTTTGTGCAGGGTCACGTGACAACACCGGTACCGGCAAGCCCTACTGCAGCCGGTTCTGCTGCATGTATTCGCTGAAACATGCCCACCAGATCATCGAGAAGATCCCTGGGTGCATCCCGTACCTCTTCTACATGGATATCCGTTCCTTCGGCAAGATGTACGAGGAGTTCTACTACCGTATCCAGGACGAGGGTGCCAAGTTCATCCGCGGCCGTGTGGCAAACATCATCGAGGACCCCAAGACCAAGAACCTCCATGTCATGACTGACGACACGCTCCTCGACCGCCCGATTGACATGGAAGTCGATATGGTCGTGCTCGCAGCAGCAATCCAGCCTAAGGAAGATACCAACCGGACCCGGAAGCTCTTCGGTGTCTCCTGCTCCATGGACGGCTGGCTCCTCGAAGCCCACCCGAAGCTGAACCCGTGCGGTACCACAACAGCCGGTGTCTTCCTTGCCGGTGTCTGCCAGGGCCCGAAGGATATTCCGGACACGGTAGCATCCGCAGAAGGTGCGGCATCCGCTGCATCCATCCCGATCCACATGGGAGCGGTCGAACTCGAACCGTACTTCGCCATGTGCATTGAAGACAAGTGCGCAGGCTGCGGCATGTGTGTCAACCTCTGCCCGTACTCCGCGCTCTCGCTTGTTGAGAAGAACGGCCGGACCGTCATGCAGGTCACCGAGGCCAAGTGCAAGGGTTGCGGTACCTGCGGTGGCTTCTGCCCCGGTGGTGCAATCTGGATGAACCACTTCGCGACACCCCAGATCGTGGCACAGATCGATGCCTTCCTGCTCGGAGGTGAGCAGTAA
- a CDS encoding hydrogenase iron-sulfur subunit yields the protein MSAPGNFPIPKRGPGIWQPKIQGIVCNWCSYAGADLAGGGRIQYPPDVRIVRVMCTGRIDALFVLKAFADGADGVLVSGCHFGDCHYLEGNYKAAKRMFMVKRLMKSIGLDDRRFRMTFVSASEGAKWGAVITDVVKTINELGPSPITEIRKEMEIK from the coding sequence ATGTCTGCACCCGGAAACTTCCCCATCCCCAAGCGTGGCCCCGGCATCTGGCAGCCTAAGATCCAGGGTATCGTCTGCAACTGGTGTTCCTATGCCGGTGCCGACCTTGCCGGCGGTGGCCGTATCCAATACCCGCCCGACGTCCGGATCGTCCGTGTTATGTGCACAGGCCGTATCGATGCACTCTTCGTGCTGAAGGCCTTCGCTGACGGCGCTGATGGTGTCCTTGTATCGGGATGCCACTTCGGTGACTGCCACTACCTTGAAGGCAACTACAAGGCAGCCAAGAGGATGTTCATGGTCAAGCGCCTGATGAAGAGCATCGGCCTTGACGACCGCCGCTTCCGCATGACCTTTGTCTCGGCATCCGAAGGCGCGAAGTGGGGCGCTGTGATCACTGATGTGGTCAAGACCATCAACGAGCTTGGTCCCAGCCCCATCACCGAGATCCGGAAAGAGATGGAGATCAAGTAA
- the mcrB gene encoding coenzyme-B sulfoethylthiotransferase subunit beta — protein sequence MAKYKDTIDLYDDEGKLLKSNVTIDKISPLVNKGTAGIIDLTKRTVAVNFAGIEEALKTGKFGGKSNQILGRSMSCSCVKDCDALAAKIKEYVQVEAGDDTKITKVGGGKMILVEIPTARIRAAATYDCASTAVAAATTYALIEQYKVGMFDGAYVKGAVWGTYPQTMSMDGGNVVTIMSIPQNNEGLGYALRNIPANHAVMMTHRNAMQAAALMSTFEHAGEFEMGAAIGPFERAQLLLYGYQGLNANNIVYDLVKKNGKTGTIGTVVQSLVERAIEDKVIKAGKKGKSGYIFYETKDPMLWNAYASAGTLAATMVNCGAGRFAQAVSATLLYFNDLLEHETGLPGADFGRTMGVAVGFSFFSHSIYGGGGPGTFNGNHVVTRHAAGVGMPCIAAACALDAGTQMFGPEATSKVYQDTFGQIDAFKKPMQAVAKGV from the coding sequence ATGGCAAAATACAAAGACACAATCGACCTCTACGACGATGAGGGTAAACTCTTAAAGAGCAACGTCACTATCGACAAGATCAGCCCGCTGGTCAACAAGGGCACGGCTGGCATCATCGACCTTACGAAGAGGACTGTTGCAGTCAACTTCGCCGGTATCGAGGAAGCACTCAAGACCGGTAAGTTTGGCGGCAAGTCCAACCAGATCCTCGGCCGCAGCATGAGCTGCAGCTGTGTCAAGGACTGCGATGCACTCGCAGCCAAGATCAAGGAGTATGTCCAGGTCGAAGCCGGTGACGACACCAAGATCACCAAGGTTGGCGGCGGCAAGATGATCCTTGTCGAGATCCCGACTGCCCGTATCAGGGCAGCAGCAACCTATGACTGTGCATCAACTGCCGTTGCAGCAGCCACCACCTATGCACTGATCGAGCAGTACAAGGTAGGCATGTTCGACGGCGCGTACGTCAAGGGTGCAGTCTGGGGAACCTACCCGCAGACCATGAGCATGGACGGCGGCAATGTCGTCACCATCATGTCCATCCCGCAGAACAACGAAGGCCTCGGCTATGCACTGCGCAACATCCCTGCAAACCACGCGGTCATGATGACCCACCGGAACGCGATGCAGGCAGCAGCCCTCATGTCAACCTTTGAACACGCCGGCGAATTCGAGATGGGCGCCGCAATCGGCCCGTTCGAGCGTGCCCAGCTCCTGCTCTACGGATACCAGGGACTGAACGCAAACAACATCGTCTACGACCTCGTCAAGAAGAACGGCAAGACCGGTACCATCGGTACTGTCGTCCAGAGCCTTGTCGAGCGTGCCATTGAGGACAAAGTCATCAAGGCAGGCAAGAAGGGCAAGAGCGGCTACATCTTCTACGAGACCAAGGACCCCATGCTCTGGAACGCCTACGCATCCGCAGGCACCCTTGCAGCAACCATGGTCAACTGCGGTGCCGGACGGTTCGCCCAGGCAGTTTCCGCAACCCTGCTCTACTTCAACGACCTGCTCGAGCACGAGACCGGCCTCCCCGGCGCTGACTTCGGCCGCACCATGGGTGTCGCAGTCGGATTCTCGTTCTTCAGCCACTCGATCTACGGTGGCGGCGGCCCCGGTACCTTCAACGGTAACCACGTCGTGACCCGCCACGCAGCCGGTGTCGGTATGCCCTGTATTGCAGCCGCATGCGCACTGGATGCAGGCACCCAGATGTTCGGCCCAGAGGCCACATCCAAGGTCTACCAAGACACCTTCGGCCAGATTGACGCGTTCAAGAAGCCGATGCAGGCAGTTGCAAAGGGTGTATAA
- the mcrD gene encoding methyl-coenzyme M reductase operon protein D codes for MTEATFPQCRIDSERFMNPETTERLLNQIISVPGVRRMVLNGPRLPATVPYGPSKGIANPHPMRKTIRVGDQEMELQVHVGTVLLELENRDIIPALKAAIEPVFKDFSFHMKEGRFMKTEPSLVDYCKYGPDADKEILGLADPNSKSRPVIIQGTK; via the coding sequence ATGACGGAAGCCACGTTCCCCCAGTGCAGGATTGACTCCGAGCGGTTCATGAACCCCGAGACCACCGAACGCCTGCTGAACCAGATCATTTCAGTTCCCGGAGTGCGGCGTATGGTCCTGAACGGACCCCGCCTTCCGGCAACAGTTCCCTACGGGCCTTCAAAGGGCATCGCAAATCCCCATCCCATGCGGAAGACCATCCGTGTCGGCGACCAGGAGATGGAACTGCAGGTTCATGTAGGCACGGTCCTGCTCGAGCTCGAGAACCGGGATATCATCCCTGCGCTGAAGGCCGCAATCGAACCGGTTTTCAAGGATTTTTCCTTCCATATGAAGGAGGGCAGGTTCATGAAGACCGAGCCGTCGCTTGTGGATTATTGCAAGTACGGTCCGGATGCGGACAAGGAAATTCTCGGCCTTGCTGATCCAAACAGCAAGTCCAGACCCGTAATCATTCAGGGAACCAAATAA
- the mcrC gene encoding methyl-coenzyme M reductase I operon protein C produces the protein MPIGRVTQVVDCREAMGMGKGGGLAQRGTISECRYPDVIVVGMSPGRRHVTKPVCDITSGLRQQGVEYSISTLVLNAGSGVPADAPKLAGGVLGAAMGVTEKEIAQIEKHKVAILHHGNVRSHVVEKVRYILQACDVKAIVVSQCPVDFEDFAKVGVKTTVVMPPEDKIRTKGTVMSIVSGVTRGQTPSREKMAEVISSVMRIVKKKDPLE, from the coding sequence ATGCCAATCGGACGAGTAACCCAGGTTGTTGACTGCCGCGAGGCGATGGGCATGGGTAAAGGAGGAGGGCTTGCCCAGCGGGGCACCATCTCCGAATGCCGGTACCCGGACGTCATCGTGGTCGGGATGTCCCCCGGACGCCGCCACGTGACCAAGCCGGTCTGCGATATCACCTCGGGCCTTCGGCAGCAGGGCGTTGAATACAGCATCAGTACGCTGGTGCTGAACGCCGGAAGCGGCGTACCTGCGGACGCACCGAAACTAGCAGGTGGCGTCCTTGGTGCCGCGATGGGAGTTACCGAAAAAGAGATTGCACAGATTGAGAAACACAAAGTCGCCATCCTTCACCACGGGAACGTACGTTCCCATGTCGTCGAGAAGGTCAGGTATATTCTTCAGGCCTGTGATGTGAAGGCAATTGTCGTTTCCCAGTGCCCTGTTGATTTTGAGGATTTCGCAAAGGTGGGTGTGAAGACAACGGTCGTGATGCCTCCCGAAGACAAAATCCGTACGAAAGGTACGGTGATGTCTATCGTGAGCGGCGTGACCCGCGGCCAGACCCCCTCACGCGAGAAGATGGCAGAAGTCATTTCATCCGTAATGAGAATCGTGAAAAAGAAAGATCCATTGGAGTGA
- the mcrG gene encoding coenzyme-B sulfoethylthiotransferase subunit gamma, with protein MAYKPQYGPGQSVPAANRRKQMDPSRKLAKLRDVSDKDLVLVMGHRAPGSAYPSCHPPLSEQQEPACPIRKIVTPTDGAKAGDRVRYIQFADSMYNAPCQPYQRSYLEAYRFRGIDPGTLSGRQIVECRERDLEKYAKELVGTELFDANLTGIRGCTVHGHSLRLDENGMMFDMLQRCVIDKKSGVVKYVKDQVGVPLDAEVKIGKAMDNKWLKANTTMFHSVSGVGFRDDPEYVEYIQRIHTLRVKYGFMPKEA; from the coding sequence ATGGCATACAAACCCCAGTATGGTCCCGGCCAGTCTGTACCCGCCGCTAACAGGCGCAAGCAGATGGACCCCAGCCGTAAGCTCGCTAAGCTTCGTGATGTCTCCGACAAGGACCTCGTCCTCGTCATGGGACACCGTGCACCCGGCTCTGCATACCCGAGCTGCCACCCGCCGCTCTCCGAGCAGCAGGAGCCCGCATGCCCGATCCGCAAGATCGTGACCCCCACCGATGGTGCAAAGGCCGGCGACCGCGTCCGCTACATCCAGTTCGCTGACTCGATGTACAACGCACCCTGCCAGCCCTACCAGAGGAGCTACCTCGAGGCATACCGCTTCCGCGGCATTGACCCGGGTACCCTGTCCGGCCGTCAGATCGTCGAGTGCCGTGAGAGAGACCTTGAGAAGTACGCCAAGGAACTCGTCGGAACTGAGCTCTTCGATGCAAACCTCACCGGCATCCGTGGCTGCACTGTCCACGGACACTCCCTCCGTCTCGACGAGAACGGCATGATGTTCGACATGCTCCAGCGCTGTGTCATCGACAAGAAGTCCGGTGTTGTCAAGTATGTCAAGGACCAGGTCGGTGTCCCGCTCGACGCAGAAGTCAAGATCGGCAAGGCAATGGACAACAAGTGGCTCAAGGCAAACACCACCATGTTCCACTCCGTATCCGGCGTTGGCTTCCGGGACGACCCCGAGTATGTTGAATACATCCAGCGTATCCACACGCTCCGTGTCAAGTACGGCTTCATGCCCAAGGAGGCATAA
- the mcrA gene encoding coenzyme-B sulfoethylthiotransferase subunit alpha — protein MAKAAKIERTQKLFLKAMKEKFAEDPQAQATVFKREGLSQSPRKMEFVKAGKAAEMDRGISMYDPARCHCGGIPLGQRQLMTYEISSTGVFVEGDDCHFVNNAAMQQMWDDIRRTIIVGLDLAHGTLQKRLGKEVTPETINEYLHVLNHAMPGAAVVQEHMVETHPSLVDDCYVKVFTGDDEMADDLEPQFVLNVDKLFPAKQAAQLKAAVGKSMWQAVHIPTIVSRTCDGGTTSRWSAMQIGMSFIGAYKMCAGEAAVADLAFAAKHAGVIQMADILPARRARGPNEPGGIKFGHFADMIQSDRKYPNDPVRASLEVVAGGCMLFDQIWLGSYMSGGVGFTQYATAAYTDNILDDFTSYGVDYVKKKHGALGKVKATQDVVNDIASEVTLYGMEQYEEFPTTLESHFGGSQRATVLAAASGVSTALATANSNAGLNGWYMSMLMHKEAWSRLGFFGYDLQDQCGSANSMSVRPDEGLLGELRGPNYPNYAMNVGHQGGYAGIAGAAHIARGDAWALSPLMKITFSDPSLKFDFSEVRREFAKGAIREFMPAGERSLIIPAK, from the coding sequence ATGGCAAAAGCAGCAAAGATCGAGAGGACCCAGAAGCTCTTCCTGAAGGCAATGAAGGAGAAGTTCGCAGAGGACCCCCAGGCGCAGGCAACCGTCTTCAAGCGCGAAGGCCTTTCCCAGTCCCCGCGCAAGATGGAGTTCGTCAAGGCCGGCAAGGCAGCCGAGATGGACCGCGGTATCTCCATGTACGACCCGGCCCGCTGCCACTGCGGAGGTATCCCGCTCGGCCAGCGCCAGCTGATGACCTACGAGATCAGCTCCACCGGCGTCTTCGTCGAGGGTGATGACTGCCACTTCGTCAACAACGCCGCCATGCAGCAGATGTGGGACGACATCCGCAGGACCATCATCGTCGGCCTCGACCTTGCCCACGGCACCTTACAGAAGCGTCTCGGCAAGGAAGTCACCCCTGAGACAATCAACGAGTACCTCCATGTGCTGAACCACGCAATGCCCGGTGCAGCCGTTGTCCAGGAACACATGGTCGAGACCCACCCGTCCCTCGTGGACGACTGTTACGTCAAGGTCTTCACCGGTGACGACGAGATGGCAGATGACCTCGAGCCCCAGTTCGTCTTAAACGTCGACAAGCTCTTCCCGGCAAAGCAGGCAGCCCAGCTCAAGGCAGCTGTCGGCAAGTCCATGTGGCAGGCTGTCCACATCCCGACCATTGTCTCCAGGACCTGCGACGGCGGAACCACCTCCCGGTGGTCTGCAATGCAGATCGGTATGTCCTTCATCGGCGCATATAAGATGTGCGCTGGTGAGGCAGCAGTCGCTGATCTCGCATTCGCCGCAAAGCACGCCGGTGTCATCCAGATGGCAGACATCCTGCCCGCACGCCGTGCACGTGGCCCGAACGAGCCCGGTGGCATCAAGTTCGGCCACTTCGCCGACATGATCCAGTCCGACCGCAAGTACCCCAACGACCCCGTCAGGGCATCCCTCGAAGTAGTCGCTGGTGGCTGCATGCTCTTCGACCAGATCTGGCTCGGCAGCTACATGTCCGGCGGTGTCGGGTTCACTCAGTATGCAACCGCTGCATACACCGACAACATCCTTGACGACTTCACCAGCTACGGTGTCGACTACGTCAAGAAGAAGCACGGCGCTCTCGGCAAGGTCAAGGCAACCCAGGACGTTGTCAACGACATCGCTTCCGAGGTCACCCTCTACGGTATGGAGCAGTACGAGGAGTTCCCGACCACGCTCGAGTCCCACTTCGGCGGCTCCCAGCGTGCAACCGTCCTCGCCGCAGCATCTGGTGTCTCAACGGCACTCGCCACGGCAAACTCCAACGCTGGTCTGAACGGCTGGTACATGTCCATGCTCATGCACAAGGAAGCATGGTCACGTCTCGGCTTCTTCGGCTACGACCTGCAGGACCAGTGCGGTTCCGCAAACTCAATGTCCGTCCGGCCCGACGAGGGTCTGCTCGGCGAGCTCCGTGGACCGAACTACCCGAACTACGCAATGAACGTCGGACACCAGGGTGGATACGCCGGTATCGCCGGTGCAGCACACATTGCCCGCGGCGATGCCTGGGCACTGTCCCCGCTGATGAAGATCACCTTCTCCGACCCCTCGCTCAAGTTCGACTTCTCCGAGGTACGCCGCGAGTTCGCAAAGGGTGCAATCCGCGAGTTCATGCCTGCCGGCGAGCGCTCGCTCATCATCCCCGCGAAGTAA
- a CDS encoding DUF2124 domain-containing protein, which translates to MATKEVFHGVPGILRPFKEFIESKGLKKGDQIVYYGVPGTCTPFIELLGFALRSLELEQVFVPYVDETKAKKLVHVDNVGMQANATAPALKPKALVIMGGLSMPNVPVKAEQVKAVIGKHAGSAVIGVCFMHMFEKAGWLNTVSFDCLIDANIDPVEVTK; encoded by the coding sequence ATGGCGACAAAAGAAGTGTTCCACGGCGTCCCGGGCATCCTGCGCCCGTTCAAGGAGTTTATTGAGTCAAAGGGCCTGAAAAAGGGCGACCAGATTGTCTACTATGGCGTTCCGGGCACCTGTACGCCCTTTATTGAGCTGCTCGGGTTTGCCCTCCGCTCGCTCGAACTGGAGCAGGTCTTTGTCCCGTATGTGGACGAGACGAAGGCGAAAAAGCTTGTCCATGTCGATAATGTCGGGATGCAGGCAAATGCAACGGCACCGGCCCTGAAGCCAAAAGCGCTTGTCATCATGGGCGGGCTTTCGATGCCCAATGTTCCGGTCAAGGCTGAGCAGGTGAAGGCTGTGATCGGGAAGCATGCCGGATCAGCGGTGATTGGTGTCTGTTTCATGCACATGTTTGAGAAAGCCGGCTGGCTCAATACCGTCTCGTTCGACTGTTTGATCGATGCGAATATCGACCCGGTTGAAGTGACAAAATAA